A window of Limosilactobacillus reuteri genomic DNA:
CACAACTATTCTTTAAATATGGCGCGATGAATTCTGGTAAGTCAATCGATATTTTGAAGGTTGCTCATAACTATGAAGAACAAGGGAAACAGGTTGTCTTAATGACTAGTGGTGTTGACGATCGTTCTGGTCGAGGAATCATTGCTAGTCGGATCGGTCTAGAGCGGAAAGTAAAACCGATTATGGATGATACCAATATTTACGATTACGTTAATAAGATGGACCGTAAGATATATTGTGTCTTGATCGACGAAGCACAGTTTTTAAAGAAAGAGCATGTCTTACAATTAATCAAAATTGTTGATGAGCTAAATATTCCGGTAATGGCTTTTGGCCTAAAAAATGATTTTCGTAATGAATTATTTGAAGGTTCAAAGTATTTATTAATCTATGCTGACAAAATTGAAGAGATGAAAACAATTTGTTGGTTCTGTCCTCACAAAGCTACGATGAATTTACGGATTCATGATGGTAAGCCAGTATATGAGGGAGAACAAGTCCAGATAGGGGGAAATGAATCGTATTACCCAGTATGCCGGAAGCACTATTTTCATCCCCAATTAAAACAATAGGAGGAATAACCAAGAATGGAAATGGAAGAAATTTTCGATAAACTTCAAGCAGTTGCTGATCGTTACGATGAATTAAACGAATTGATCAGTGATCCAGAAGTAATTGCCGACTCACAACGTTTTATGAAGCTTTCAAAAGAAGAGGGGAGCTTGCGTGAAACCGTTGAAAAATATAATCAATATAAAAAAGTCACCCAAACGATTAGTGATGATGAAGAACTATTACGTGAAACGAATGATGATGACTTAACCGCCTTAACTAAAGAAGAGTTAGCAGAAGCGCGGGAAGAACAAGCACAGTTAGAAAAAGAGCTGGAAGTCCTCCTAATCCCTAAAGATCCTAATGATGATAAAAATATTATCATGGAAATTCGTGGAGCTGCCGGAGGGGATGAAGCAAGTCTATTTGCTGCTGATCTTTATAACATGTATCTTCGCTATGCTGAAAAACAAGGTTGGAAAGTAGAAGTTGTAGATCGAAATGAAACCGAAGTCGGTGGCTTTAAAGAAATTGCTTTAATGATTACTGGGGATAAAGTTTATTCCAAGCTTAAGTTTGAAAACGGAGCGCATCGTGTTCAACGGGTTCCTGTTACTGAATCCGCTGGACGTGTTCATACGTCAACTGCAACGGTTGGGGTAATGCCAGAAGCTGAAGACGTAGATGTGGATATTGATCCTAAAGATATCCGGGTTGATGTTTACCGTTCAAGCGGTGCTGGTGGTCAGCACGTTAACAAGACTTCATCAGCTGTTCGAATGACCCACTTGCCAACAGGAATTGTCGTTGCAATGCAAGATGAACGTTCACAACAGCAAAATCGGGCTAAGGCAATGCGGATTTTGAAGTCACGGGTTTATGATTATTACCAACAACAAGAACAAAGTGCCTATGACCAAAAGCGGAAAGATGCTATTGGGACAGGTGATCGTTCAGAACGGATTCGTACTTATAACTACCCACAAAACCGGGTAACAGATCACCGAATTGGATTAACATTAAACAAGCTTGATAAGATTATGGCTGGTGACCTCGATGAAATTATTGAAGCATTGATTGTTGCCGACCAAACACAAAAGCTGGAGCAATTACGGAATGAGTAGTTTCATACCGATCAACTATTTTATGGCGCAGCGATGGGCAAAAGAACAATTACAAGGAACAGATATTGATCCAAGTGCCCCTCAGTTTTTACTTCAGCAATTACATGGTTGGGATGCGACGCACTTACTTTTACATAATCGTGATGAGATGCCAGCTAATGAAGTAGACTGGTGGAAGGATGCCATAACAAGATTGCTTAATCATGAGCCTGCTCAATATATTGTTGGGCAGACCTCATTTTATGGACGAACTTTTAAGGTTAATAAAAATGTTTTGATTCCAGAAGCTGAAACAGCAGAGTTAATTGATTGGGTATTGCATGAAATGCCATCTCATCCATTGAAGGTTCTTGATTTAGGAACAGGGAGTGGGATCATAGGGATTACTCTTGCGCTTGAACGGCCAGCCTGGAATGTAAGTTTAAGTGACATTTCACCCGCTGCACTTGCTGTTGCTCAGGAAAATATGGCTAAGTTTAACCTGGAGTTACCATTAATTAAAAGTGATTTATTTGAAAATATTGATCAGCAATATGATTTAATTGTGACTAATCCGCCTTATATTGACCCGGACGATACTGATAAAATTGATCAAGCTGTCCTTGAAAATGAACCAACAGCGGCGTTATTTGCTAGTGAACATGGTTTGGGCTTCTATCATCGCCTATTTAAACAAGCAGGGCAGTATTTAACTACGACTGGTCAAATATTTGGCGAAACTGGTTATGATCAAGAAGAGTCAATTCAAGAATTACTACATCAAACTGATAAACACGCACAGATATGTCCACGACATGATGTGGCAGGAAAAATGAGGATGATACACGCATGGGATTTTTTAAACGCAGGAGGAAGATAGTAAGAATGGATACAAAGATTTTTCGACATGGTGAGATTGCCCAAGCAGCAGCTGCGATTAAGCGCGGTGAATTAGTGGCTTTTCCAACTGAGACTGTTTATGGATTAGGGGCTGATGCAACCAATGAAAAAGCCGTTAAGAATGTTTATTTAGCAAAAGGGCGGCCAAGTGATAATCCATTGATTGTTCATGTTAACTCCATAGCAATGGTTGAAAAGTATGCTGCCGAGATTCCTGATAATGCCCGAAAGTTGATGGATGCATTTTGGCCTGGTTCTTTAACCATTATCTTGAAAATTAAGAAGGGTGCTCTTTCAAAAACCGTTACAGGTGGTTTAAAAACTGTCGCCTTTCGTTATCCAGATTGTCAACCAACCCTTGATTTAATTGAAGAAGCTGGTGTTCCGATGGTGGGACCATCTGCTAATACTTCTGGTAAACCAAGCCCGACTACTGCCCAACACGTTTATCATGACTTACATGGTAAGATTGCTGGAATTGTAGATAATGGTCCGACACGGGTAGGAGTTGAATCAACTGTCCTTGACATGTCAACAGATCATCCTGTAATTTTACGTCCTGGTGCTGTTACA
This region includes:
- a CDS encoding thymidine kinase, which encodes MAQLFFKYGAMNSGKSIDILKVAHNYEEQGKQVVLMTSGVDDRSGRGIIASRIGLERKVKPIMDDTNIYDYVNKMDRKIYCVLIDEAQFLKKEHVLQLIKIVDELNIPVMAFGLKNDFRNELFEGSKYLLIYADKIEEMKTICWFCPHKATMNLRIHDGKPVYEGEQVQIGGNESYYPVCRKHYFHPQLKQ
- the prfA gene encoding peptide chain release factor 1, which translates into the protein MEEIFDKLQAVADRYDELNELISDPEVIADSQRFMKLSKEEGSLRETVEKYNQYKKVTQTISDDEELLRETNDDDLTALTKEELAEAREEQAQLEKELEVLLIPKDPNDDKNIIMEIRGAAGGDEASLFAADLYNMYLRYAEKQGWKVEVVDRNETEVGGFKEIALMITGDKVYSKLKFENGAHRVQRVPVTESAGRVHTSTATVGVMPEAEDVDVDIDPKDIRVDVYRSSGAGGQHVNKTSSAVRMTHLPTGIVVAMQDERSQQQNRAKAMRILKSRVYDYYQQQEQSAYDQKRKDAIGTGDRSERIRTYNYPQNRVTDHRIGLTLNKLDKIMAGDLDEIIEALIVADQTQKLEQLRNE
- the prmC gene encoding peptide chain release factor N(5)-glutamine methyltransferase: MSSFIPINYFMAQRWAKEQLQGTDIDPSAPQFLLQQLHGWDATHLLLHNRDEMPANEVDWWKDAITRLLNHEPAQYIVGQTSFYGRTFKVNKNVLIPEAETAELIDWVLHEMPSHPLKVLDLGTGSGIIGITLALERPAWNVSLSDISPAALAVAQENMAKFNLELPLIKSDLFENIDQQYDLIVTNPPYIDPDDTDKIDQAVLENEPTAALFASEHGLGFYHRLFKQAGQYLTTTGQIFGETGYDQEESIQELLHQTDKHAQICPRHDVAGKMRMIHAWDFLNAGGR
- a CDS encoding L-threonylcarbamoyladenylate synthase; the encoded protein is MDTKIFRHGEIAQAAAAIKRGELVAFPTETVYGLGADATNEKAVKNVYLAKGRPSDNPLIVHVNSIAMVEKYAAEIPDNARKLMDAFWPGSLTIILKIKKGALSKTVTGGLKTVAFRYPDCQPTLDLIEEAGVPMVGPSANTSGKPSPTTAQHVYHDLHGKIAGIVDNGPTRVGVESTVLDMSTDHPVILRPGAVTKKDIEAVIGSIDLNHHKVGKNETPKAPGMKYKHYAPKAQVYIVDEDTDWDKVVEWIRQQPFDVGMMAEEKVLQQEVLPMNAIQFSLGKNVQDASARLFNGLRQFDDQPNVKAIVTQAFPAHDLGGAYMNRLNKSAGGMHFDSNAVK